The genomic window ttaaaacaGCTTTTTTCTGTTTAGTGCACTTATGAGCAAGACACAATGGGTTATTAACATacatataccaatatatttttattttttattattattttgtttgtaagcttaaactacatatatatgtataaaaaaaaaactgtacacaatgaaatttttataatattataatatacataaaaaaactaaaaaatagatCGATTGACTATTCATTTTTCTCTGTAGAATATCTATCTTTTaatgttctatattttttgagCATGTAGAGAGCTTCGATCTCTTTGACAACAAACTCGCCACGTTTGACTAGCATCTTTATTTGTTCGGGATCACTGATGTCGCTGTTACGTTGGAAAGCTTTTTTCAACCGTGAACGGAAAAAGTCATAACCCTGAGGATAGTCTCGTCCCATATATAATAGctgcgataaaaataatttgtttatattatactgtttaattttttaccaataatGTGATGTTTATGCTACAACATGTTAAATACTAagtaacacaatatattttaattttgtggtttttatttttaataccattcaaatttcaaacctAGATAgataatttagattaatttagtACCGACTTATGGTCTGATACCCTTGAGATGAAAAAATCCgtattttatgcattaaaGAATTGTTCTAAagccattttaaaataatatatgatatatcattattatcattacctcTTTAACTAGTATGGACTATAAgtatcaatgataatattagtttatttctgTGAACTCTTAATGTTGAgattgtaaacaaaaataatagccATTTTCAATGTGCTATTACACACTTCTgagaacaataaatattgattaatataataatatattatttttaagctcaTGAAGTCAGATATTAAGCCTgtgatattagaatatttggaTTTTCACGTGTAGGTACCTTGTTATCTACTCGCTCACAATTAAGTATAACTCACtgcataatgtaaattatcatGGATGAatgaaataggtacattttgaatttaattaaaaaccataacataaaattaaatgattttaagtaaAGTTGGTATATTAGCATCTATTtgttagaaaaatgttataatttgtttacataattatgGATATATggataattactaatttatttgtctattatagtaataagattaacttatataatatgaaatttaaaaattatagttagtaattgtataatttatgttttggtATATAACTGCtatgctataataaaattaaaatattgcaaatttcagtaattgtaaataaacgattatttcttacatcattattaattcCATACAAATGGTTTCCGATTTCgaagacattttattatttagaatggTGTGGTAAACAACATCATTAAAATAgacataagataataataactgtttatATCTATAAGGTTTATAATAAGTCGTTGATAATATGATCATTTACTATTCCGAGGCATAGACGTCGTATAGTAGACTTACATAGTCACTAAGGCTACTCACCCTATTAGATTAGtagagttataaaaatatcagttaaagctctattatttttaataacacctGTTAGTTGTCGACGCTACTAAGTACCACgcaatttacttaatttgtgTACGAATAGAACTAAATATACCTTGGTGAAATCTGCAGGGCAACAGCGAGAGGGAAAGAATTTCCTctcatatttaacaataattaagaaCAATTACAATGGTAGCAAAGATACTGTTTTGCCCATCTATTTTAAGCTCAactttattgtatactataagtacaatacattttatgattaagtttgaatattagttttctttgtttatttCATGTAACAAGGTATACCCATTAATAATTAGTCTCGGAAGTTGTAGGAGTTGATCAGTTGAATAGTGTTCTGTATGCTCTCGATTCATACCAGATCGAGCTAGAAATTCTAACTATAGGTTCAATGACAAGTTCGAAAAtagaaaatgcatattttgcaTACTTCGTCAATGTTAAGAAAAAAGTGCATATTATTCCGTTGattttaatacgtatattaagcatatttaatatcttctaaattattgttgataattatttttttcttaacatattatgcattttaagtaggtagttaaagctcaatattattttacgaaggttacttaggttaggttacagGGGCAGATCTTGGATATTTTGATAGTAGGGgtacatataaattgtataatgattctttaatcattattaataaaacataggtactcttgtttttaaacaaaattggtatttggtaatatatttaatattataatgttgattCCATAATAGCAcacaccaaaataataatttatacatacaagcaagtataataatttaaaaacaaatgttgaTAGAAAATTAACAGGGGGCTATGCCCCTGTGTCCTTCCTGTAAATCCatcaaggttaggttaggtaggtatttattgaCATCCTCGTAGTCGAATATTAATTTGACGACAAAGGGCGACGTGTAATCTATATCgcaatattatcttatttttgatGTCATCGTATCGATTTAACTTATCGTAAATTTGTTGTGCACgattttacagtatttttaaaaatatcttttcaaattaaaaagatgTTTGTTTGATAAGttgaaaaactttttgaatattcaattgtatttcatatatatattctatctaTTTTAACTCCTATAACTTCCAAGCTCAAGACGCTCAAGTCATTAACATAAAACCATCATATTGTGCTCATTATAAATATGGGTAGTTAAGTactaatttgatatattttaactaatttaacaaTTGTACCTATAGAACGTCTAGGATTGCTATATGCCTATATGACTATCAcactaggtatattgtataaaatattataaccggtataggtattaacattgattattaattaattatttattaatcaatgatattaattacagTGAAACTTCTATTAAACGAAGTCCCATggggaacaaaaaaaaaatggtattataGAGGAATTGGTTAGATAGAATTAATGCATGATTAAAATGAAGGTCATAgttctcaaaaataattcgtttAATGGAGTttcattgtattaaaatgtttacaagtaGATATAGGTTTATAATTGGTAAGCTGTTCGAGGGGTAGAAAACCAGAAAGGAGTCATATCtttcataattatacttttagacacaattgataaaaatacttgggtattaaatatgttaacctatataaaaaaaaaaaattaaccaagTTACGCTACTAAATacgaagatataatattatacatatataaacctAATCtagaatatcatattatataccagaaTACGTATTTGAACAGATCTTATTGAGGTAGAACGTAGGTAATTTTTCGgaagtaataaatgtataatagttatgttattaataaataataatatattaatatgacaatgaaatattgaaacgAATCGTCCTACCACTCCTACGcaaaaatactataacaaatatattgtattacgaCTAATACGACTTCGTCCTCTGAGGGTCGAATCTGTAACGTCCCCTCCCCAGTCCCCCACACGGATGAACTGCAATACATAATTACGAAATATTGGCTTGAATTAGATTGTCggactaaaaatatactgtagataaatttaaaatcattatttcattGAAGTCTTTGTTAGAAAAAACTTACGTTATACGTTCTAGAAGTGtgcactatataataatatataatatcatgtttattcttttattatgaCAATGTAACATagactatttttaaatctgacAATATTATTCTCGTACACTTAaggctacaaaaaaaaaaaacggattTCGTAATGCTTACTTGGTGAAATACGTCACATTCAGATTCCGTACAAGATATTCGAGGAATATAACGTCTAatgaatgataatgataataatatgattgaatCCAACAAGTACCTACTCCCCTCTCGGCCTCACCGCAACATCACCAAAATACCCAAAAACAAATCGTCAACCCTACGCCACGAGCCCTATCAAATTTCAACGACCCTAATGGAAATTCACGGCCAATACAGTATCTGTATGGCAATATGGGTGTAGGTAGGTACGAGGTACCCACTTGGcactattaaaatacacacacTTA from Aphis gossypii isolate Hap1 chromosome 1, ASM2018417v2, whole genome shotgun sequence includes these protein-coding regions:
- the LOC114123359 gene encoding electron transfer flavoprotein regulatory factor 1 yields the protein MVSGRQEVINLYKTLLYMGRDYPQGYDFFRSRLKKAFQRNSDISDPEQIKMLVKRGEFVVKEIEALYMLKKYRTLKDRYSTEKNE